The Schizosaccharomyces pombe strain 972h- genome assembly, chromosome: I genome contains a region encoding:
- the rnf170 gene encoding ubiquitin-protein ligase E3, translated as MIESELATSRWSLMLEADIATQTTRSLTNELSFIVAGLRPSTKESVLHFLELIFINLKYQSKKWLYSLVICKSLIALLGRKRLSANVRKIVRFLNVIICVIGLWKGLSAMSGKNTFINGLQSYLISETALPELGSFQELSTSSLGSFRMFQQIAVGFVDALFCTRIPASLWIKYKEYTTSAETTVPQECGLCMMCVQRGDERVAITTPYTTDCGHTYCYACIMSRLKLVNNVSCPICKHRIRFALPDQTMG; from the coding sequence ATGATAGAGTCGGAATTAGCGACTTCGAGGTGGAGCTTGATGCTTGAAGCAGATATTGCAACTCAAACAACTCGCAGTTTAACGAATGAGCTGAGCTTCATTGTAGCTGGTCTACGGCCCTCCACCAAAGAGTCTgtccttcattttttggaattaatatttataaatttaaaataccaGTCAAAAAAATGGCTTTATTCTCTCGTTATATGCAAATCCCTAATCGCACTACTAGGACGAAAGCGTTTATCAGCTAATGTTAGGAAAATAGTTAGATTTCTGAATGTGATTATTTGTGTTATAGGTCTTTGGAAAGGGCTATCCGCCATGTCAGGGAAAAACACTTTCATTAATGGGCTGCAGAGTTATTTAATCTCAGAGACAGCATTACCAGAGTTAGGGTCATTCCAAGAACTTTCCACTTCCTCGTTAGGAAGTTTTCGAATGTTTCAACAAATAGCAGTTGGGTTTGTAGATGCACTCTTTTGCACCCGTATCCCTGCTTCTTTGTGGATTAAGTATAAGGAGTACACAACTTCCGCAGAAACCACTGTTCCTCAAGAATGTGGACTCTGTATGATGTGTGTACAAAGGGGAGATGAACGCGTAGCAATTACTACGCCTTACACTACTGATTGTGGTCATACATATTGCTATGCTTGCATTATGTCTCGATTGAAACTTGTAAATAATGTGTCTTGCCCCATTTGCAAGCATAGAATTAGATTTGCTTTGCCTGATCAGACAATGGGTTAG